In the Acropora muricata isolate sample 2 chromosome 1, ASM3666990v1, whole genome shotgun sequence genome, one interval contains:
- the LOC136913322 gene encoding beta-secretase 1-like: MHKVYKQVWRAFLALCLCCHLTSCGKKGSYSVPLRRTKRDLRDSRGNPTENLKGRPGQGYYIATDLGTPAQRINVLVDTGSSNFAVAASPHPYLPIYYHIDKSTSYKDLNRPVAVPYTQGNWEGELGSDLLRFVEGPNATVRVNVAAILSSENFYINGSMWEGILGLGYTRLSKPDSSVLPVFDQFVNDGVVKDSFSMQLCGSSEIDFSSEPTVAGTMVFGEVDTDLYEGDLLYTPVVKKWYYEVVITDIAVGGESLNLDCKKYNYDKTIVDSGTTNLRVSEEVFDGILDRLKKFDKLGVPDDFWIGRQMMCWNYDKTPWEEFPDMSISLLSSISNSKELRLKIPPQLYLRETIEHGPLLGQHCYKFAITKADKGTVIGAVIMEGFYVVFDRENVQVGFAATTCGAEGRLNPSSEVTGPFSRDAVDCEYIETESSDTALLTVAYVMAGVCGLCLVPIFVLLAQASLKRRKHYHQLSGARAEANDETSPSDFQNNN; encoded by the exons ATGCATAAAGTTTACAAGCAAGTGTGGCGTGCATTTCTAGCACTTTGTTTATGCTGCCACTTGACATCGTGTGGAAAGAAAGGAAGCTATAGTGTTCCTCTCCGTCGTACCAAGAGGGATCTGAGAGATAGCCGTGGAAATCCCACTGAAAACTTAAAAGGTCGCCCTGGACAGGGATACTACATCGCGACTGATCTTGGAACACCCGCACAACGA ATCAATGTACTTGTGGATACTGGAAGTAGCAACTTTGCTGTAGCAGCATCGCCTCATCCTTACCTTCCTATCTATTATCACATAGACAA ATCAACTTCATATAAAGACCTAAACAGACCGGTTGCTGTTCCTTATACCCAAGGAAATTGGGAAGGAGAGCTGGGTTCAGACTTGCTGCGGTTTGTGGAGGGTCCAAATGCCACTGTGCGAGTGAATGTAGCAGCGATCTTGTCATCTGAAAATTTTTATATTAATGGCTCCATGTGGGAAGGAATCCTAGGTCTTGGATATACAAGGTTATCAAAG CCAGATTCTAGTGTTTTGCCAGTCTTTGATCAATTTGTCAATGATGGTGTTGTTAAGGACTCCTTTTCCATGCAGTTATGTGGTAGTAGTGAAATTGACTTTTCATCTGAGCCAACTGTGGCTGGAACTATG GTTTTTGGTGAAGTGGATACTGATCTTTATGAGGGTGACCTTCTTTACACACCTGTTGTAAAGAAATGGTATTATGAAGTTGTCATTACTGACATAGCAGTGGGAGGGGAAAGCTTGAATTTAGATTGTAAAAAG TACAACTATGACAAGACAATAGTTGACAGTGGCACAACAAATCTTAGGGTATCAGAAGAAGTATTTGATGGTATCCTGGACCGACTCAAGAAATTTGACAAA CTTGGTGTACCAGATGATTTTTGGATAGGCAGACAAATGATGTGTTGGAACTACGATAAAACTCCCTGGGAGGAATTCCCAGACATGTCAATATCACTTCTATCTTCAATTAGCAATTCCAAAGAGTTAAGGCTCAAAATACCTCCACAG CTCTACTTAAGGGAAACAATTGAGCATGGTCCTCTTCTTGGACAgcactgttacaagtttgcCATCACAAAGGCGGACAAAG GTACAGTGATAGGAGCTGTGATTATGGAGGGATTTTATGTCGTTTTTGACAGAGAAAACGTCCAAGTAGGCTTTGCAGCAACAACTTGTGGAG CTGAGGGGCGTCTTAATCCCAGTTCAGAAGTAACGGGACCTTTTAGCAGAG ATGCAGTGGACTGCGAATACATAGAAACAGAAAGCTCTGACACAGCTCTTCTCACTGTTGCATATGTCATGGCTGGTGTGTGTGGACTGTGCCTTGTGccaatttttgttcttttggcCCAAGCCAGTCTAAAAAGACGCAAGCATTATCACCAGTTATCTGGGGCTAGAGCAGAAGCAAATGATGAAACAAGTCCAAGTGACTTTCAGAATAATAACTGA